In a genomic window of Pedobacter sp. KBS0701:
- the nirB gene encoding nitrite reductase large subunit NirB: MKEPQIIVIGNGMVGYKFCEKLRSKTSSFNLIIFGEEPRRAYDRVHLSEYFNGKTADDLSLSTENWYQEQSITLFLNNPVTKIDRDLQKVYTANGVDYNYDVLVFATGSGAFVPNIPGIEKEGVFVYRTIEDLDLISSYAKKAKTASVIGGGLLGLEAAKALIDLGIEKTSIIEFAPRLMPRQIDAAGSDMLKSKLADLGLQIHLNKNTTSIEGDGSITALKFSDDTILDVDMLVISAGIKPRDELAKACGIEVGPRGGIVVDEKMQTSDPAVFAIGECALYDGMIYGLIAPGYEMAEVLAANLCEGNKTFTGFDMSTKLKLIGIDVASFGDNFITEPDCRTIIFENKHKGVYKRINVSNDGQYLLGGILIGDATAYNLLLQTSNNRIVLPENPEELILGTRGGSEPAGGAGITALPDSALICSCEGVSKGDICSAVADGSCENIDDLKKCTKAGTGCGGCLPMVKDLMTYTLKSQGKYIKNVICEHFNYSRQELFDLIHIHELKSYDEVLDALGKNDGCEVCKPLVSSLLASIWNEMILKKGNDVAQDSNDRFLANIQKGGSYSVVPRVPGGEITPDKLIVIGEVAKKYNLYTKITGGQRIDMFGAHLNDLPIIWEELIAAGFESGHAYGKGLRTVKSCVGSTWCRFGLHDSVSFAIRIEERYRGIRAPHKFKSAVSGCIRECAEAQSKDFGIIATERGWNLYVCGNGGSKPQHALLLATDLDSETCIKYIDRFLMFYIRTADPLTRTATWLNKMEGGIDYLRNVIINDSLGMAAQWENEIENLIASYKCEWKEAVENPAIRKRFSHFVNAPEDKDPTIEFVEMRGQKRTAEWKTA, translated from the coding sequence ATGAAAGAACCACAAATAATCGTAATAGGAAATGGAATGGTGGGATATAAATTCTGCGAAAAGCTTAGATCAAAAACTTCTTCTTTTAATCTTATCATTTTTGGAGAGGAACCCCGCAGGGCTTATGATCGTGTTCATTTAAGTGAATATTTTAATGGCAAAACCGCCGATGACCTCTCCCTTTCTACAGAAAACTGGTACCAGGAGCAAAGTATTACCTTATTTCTCAATAACCCTGTTACTAAAATAGATCGCGACCTTCAAAAAGTTTATACTGCCAATGGTGTGGATTATAACTACGATGTTCTTGTTTTTGCTACCGGTTCCGGCGCTTTTGTGCCAAATATCCCCGGCATTGAAAAAGAAGGTGTTTTTGTTTACCGTACTATAGAAGATCTTGACCTCATAAGTAGTTATGCAAAAAAGGCCAAAACAGCTTCAGTTATAGGAGGCGGTTTATTAGGACTAGAAGCCGCTAAAGCATTGATTGATCTGGGGATTGAAAAAACCAGTATTATTGAATTTGCACCGCGCTTAATGCCCAGGCAAATTGATGCTGCAGGTAGCGATATGCTTAAATCTAAACTCGCAGATCTTGGTTTACAGATCCACTTAAATAAAAACACCACAAGTATTGAAGGCGATGGCAGTATTACGGCTTTAAAATTTAGCGACGATACGATATTGGATGTCGACATGCTGGTAATCTCTGCCGGCATAAAACCACGCGATGAACTGGCCAAGGCCTGCGGCATTGAGGTTGGTCCAAGAGGCGGAATTGTAGTTGACGAAAAAATGCAGACCAGCGATCCGGCGGTATTTGCCATTGGTGAATGCGCTTTATATGATGGAATGATTTATGGTTTGATTGCGCCGGGCTACGAAATGGCCGAGGTATTGGCCGCAAATCTTTGCGAAGGAAATAAAACATTTACCGGATTTGATATGAGCACCAAACTCAAACTAATCGGCATTGATGTGGCCAGTTTTGGCGATAATTTTATCACCGAGCCGGATTGCCGTACCATCATCTTCGAAAACAAACATAAAGGCGTTTATAAAAGAATAAATGTTAGTAATGACGGGCAATACCTTTTAGGAGGTATATTAATTGGAGATGCAACAGCGTATAACTTGCTGTTGCAAACCTCTAATAACCGGATCGTGCTACCAGAGAATCCTGAAGAACTGATATTGGGTACACGTGGAGGCAGTGAACCTGCAGGAGGTGCCGGAATTACAGCTTTACCAGACAGTGCATTAATCTGTAGTTGTGAAGGTGTTAGCAAAGGCGACATCTGCTCGGCAGTTGCTGATGGATCTTGCGAAAACATCGATGACCTGAAGAAATGCACCAAAGCAGGTACAGGTTGTGGAGGCTGTTTGCCGATGGTTAAAGATTTAATGACCTATACTTTGAAATCGCAGGGTAAATACATCAAAAATGTTATCTGCGAACACTTCAACTACAGTAGGCAAGAACTTTTCGATCTTATCCATATCCACGAATTAAAAAGTTATGATGAAGTACTGGACGCATTGGGCAAAAATGATGGTTGCGAAGTATGTAAACCATTGGTATCATCGCTCCTTGCCAGTATTTGGAACGAAATGATCCTTAAAAAGGGCAATGATGTGGCACAGGATAGTAACGACCGTTTTCTGGCCAACATACAAAAAGGTGGCTCATACTCAGTAGTACCAAGGGTTCCGGGCGGAGAAATTACACCCGATAAATTGATAGTAATTGGCGAAGTAGCTAAAAAATATAACCTCTACACCAAAATTACCGGAGGTCAGCGTATTGATATGTTCGGTGCACACCTTAACGATCTTCCTATTATCTGGGAGGAATTAATTGCTGCAGGTTTTGAAAGCGGACATGCTTATGGAAAAGGCTTAAGAACCGTTAAAAGCTGTGTTGGAAGTACCTGGTGCAGATTTGGTTTGCACGATAGCGTAAGTTTTGCCATCAGAATTGAAGAAAGATACAGGGGCATACGTGCGCCGCATAAATTCAAATCGGCGGTAAGTGGCTGTATCAGAGAATGCGCAGAAGCCCAAAGTAAAGATTTTGGGATTATTGCCACCGAAAGAGGCTGGAATTTATATGTATGCGGAAACGGTGGAAGCAAGCCTCAACATGCTCTTTTACTGGCAACAGATCTCGACAGCGAAACCTGCATTAAATACATCGATAGATTTTTAATGTTTTATATCCGCACTGCTGATCCTCTTACCCGGACCGCAACCTGGCTGAACAAAATGGAAGGCGGGATAGATTACCTGCGTAACGTAATCATCAACGATAGTTTAGGAATGGCCGCTCAGTGGGAAAATGAAATTGAAAACTTAATCGCTTCTTACAAATGCGAATGGAAAGAAGCCGTAGAAAACCCAGCGATCAGAAAGCGTTTCTCTCATTTTGTAAATGCACCGGAAGATAAAGACCCAACTATAGAATTTGTTGAAATGCGCGGACAAAAAAGAACAGCCGAATGGAAAACAGCTTAA
- the cobA gene encoding uroporphyrinogen-III C-methyltransferase, which yields MNQKTNDFGLFIMGGGPGDPELITIKAFNVLKRAEVILYDNLSNEKLLEIAPKSCKMIYVGKQPYGKYTPQEKINELIVENAQNHQVVVRLKGGDPFIFGRGFEELIYAEARGIKCHYIPGISSMQGAGFIDVPLTHRGISESVWILTGTKKDGSLTNDLKCAMKSSATVVIYMGMKKVGEISKAYCDAGLGDMPAAIIQHATLPNQKQVVCSVQRLQESAEQAGLTYPAIIIIGNVVQAKAYANLNQAELLSA from the coding sequence ATGAATCAAAAAACTAACGATTTTGGACTTTTTATAATGGGCGGAGGTCCTGGCGACCCTGAATTAATTACAATAAAGGCGTTTAATGTATTAAAAAGAGCCGAAGTTATTCTTTATGACAACTTGAGTAATGAAAAATTGCTGGAAATTGCTCCGAAAAGCTGTAAAATGATCTATGTTGGTAAGCAACCTTATGGAAAATACACACCACAAGAGAAAATAAATGAATTAATTGTCGAGAATGCCCAAAATCACCAGGTAGTAGTGCGTTTAAAGGGCGGAGATCCCTTTATTTTTGGTCGCGGCTTCGAAGAATTGATTTATGCAGAGGCCAGAGGCATTAAATGCCATTATATTCCGGGTATAAGTAGTATGCAAGGCGCAGGTTTTATCGATGTGCCTTTAACACACCGTGGAATCAGTGAAAGTGTTTGGATACTTACCGGAACTAAAAAGGATGGAAGTTTAACCAACGATTTAAAATGTGCCATGAAAAGTTCGGCTACCGTAGTGATATATATGGGGATGAAAAAGGTTGGCGAAATTTCTAAAGCCTATTGTGATGCAGGTTTGGGTGATATGCCTGCCGCAATTATTCAGCATGCTACCTTACCCAATCAAAAGCAAGTAGTATGTTCGGTACAGCGTTTACAGGAATCTGCAGAACAGGCGGGCTTAACTTATCCGGCTATTATTATTATAGGTAATGTGGTGCAAGCTAAAGCCTATGCGAATCTCAATCAGGCAGAATTGTTGTCGGCGTAG
- a CDS encoding DUF481 domain-containing protein, protein MKFIVLPFFFFISYFKSNAQYTDSTNYHVLLTSTGSINRTNDDRAYLLNNALNFGMKKKSFVLNSTTAWLYGKQNSNLTNNDFSTTLNFNLYKTFPHFYYWGLVNYNTSYSLKLKNQLLAGGGIAYSVLDKPNAYINLSDGILFDQSSLIAGDSYHTYRNSLRLQYHFAIKELITLDGNHFLQNSFDRKGDHIIRSTTTLGLKLRKWISLTVALNYNKLNITRSENLNLTYGLTLDKYF, encoded by the coding sequence ATGAAGTTTATTGTATTGCCTTTTTTCTTTTTCATAAGCTATTTTAAATCAAACGCTCAATATACCGATAGTACCAATTACCATGTACTGCTTACTTCAACCGGATCGATTAACCGCACAAATGACGATCGTGCCTATTTATTAAACAATGCGCTTAATTTCGGCATGAAAAAGAAAAGTTTTGTTCTAAATTCAACTACCGCATGGCTTTATGGCAAGCAGAACAGTAATTTAACCAACAACGATTTTTCTACCACCTTAAACTTTAACCTGTATAAAACCTTCCCGCATTTTTATTATTGGGGTTTGGTCAATTACAATACCAGTTATTCGTTAAAATTAAAAAACCAATTGCTTGCGGGCGGAGGCATCGCCTATAGTGTATTGGATAAACCTAATGCCTATATTAACCTAAGTGATGGGATATTATTTGATCAAAGTAGCTTAATTGCAGGTGATAGTTACCATACATACCGGAATTCACTAAGATTACAATATCATTTCGCCATAAAAGAGCTGATTACGCTTGATGGGAATCATTTTTTACAAAATTCTTTCGATAGAAAAGGCGATCATATCATCCGCTCTACCACTACCCTTGGATTAAAACTCCGCAAATGGATAAGCCTTACCGTGGCACTGAATTATAATAAATTGAACATTACGCGTAGCGAAAACCTTAACCTTACGTATGGCTTAACGCTTGATAAGTATTTTTAG
- a CDS encoding SDR family oxidoreductase has product MKTQKTPAKQNKQPGIEAKMDPKPEVIKATYKGAGKLNDKVALITGGDSGIGRSVAVHFAREGADVAIVYLDEDIDAKETQKMVEAEGKSCLLIKGDVKKPPFCKKAVETTVKKFGKINILVNNAGMQVPQKDPKNIDSKQLEDTFRTNIFGYFYFAHEVLPYLQAGDAIINTTSVTAYRSSPNLIDYSSTKGAITSFTRSLATNLAKTGVRVNAVAPGPVWTPLIVSTFDEEKIKSFGSETAMERAGQPSELGPSYVFLASDDASFITGQVIHVNGGEVVNG; this is encoded by the coding sequence ATGAAAACACAAAAAACACCTGCCAAACAAAACAAACAACCGGGGATAGAAGCGAAGATGGATCCAAAACCTGAAGTAATTAAAGCAACCTATAAGGGAGCGGGTAAACTGAATGATAAGGTCGCATTAATTACCGGTGGAGATAGTGGAATTGGCCGTTCGGTAGCTGTCCATTTTGCACGAGAAGGTGCTGATGTGGCCATTGTTTATCTGGATGAAGATATTGATGCAAAAGAAACCCAAAAAATGGTTGAAGCTGAAGGTAAAAGTTGCTTATTGATTAAAGGAGATGTAAAAAAGCCTCCGTTCTGTAAAAAGGCCGTAGAAACAACGGTTAAAAAGTTTGGAAAGATCAATATTTTGGTCAATAATGCCGGGATGCAGGTTCCGCAGAAAGATCCAAAAAATATTGACAGTAAGCAATTGGAGGATACCTTCCGTACAAATATATTCGGCTATTTTTACTTTGCACATGAGGTGTTACCCTATCTCCAGGCGGGCGATGCCATTATCAATACTACCTCAGTAACAGCTTACCGTTCTTCGCCTAATCTGATCGATTACTCTTCAACAAAAGGCGCAATAACTTCATTTACCCGTTCGCTCGCTACAAATTTAGCCAAAACAGGTGTCCGGGTAAATGCCGTTGCGCCAGGCCCGGTATGGACACCACTCATTGTATCTACCTTTGATGAAGAAAAGATTAAGTCATTTGGATCAGAAACGGCAATGGAAAGGGCAGGGCAACCTTCAGAACTTGGCCCATCTTATGTATTCCTTGCTTCAGACGATGCCTCGTTTATTACCGGACAGGTAATACATGTTAACGGTGGGGAAGTTGTAAATGGGTAA
- a CDS encoding ion transporter, with product MSSDSSKNWRFKLHEIIYESNTPAGKAFDVGLLIAIFSSIIVVMLDSVVSIHQQYGKLFNITEWIFAALFTIEYILRLVSIRKPIRYVISPLGIIDLIALLPSYLSIFLIGAQSLLVFRALRLLRVFRIFKLGHFLTEINFLTHALKNSVRKISIFLLTVLTITVILGSIMYLVEKRENGFSNIPESIYWAIVTITTVGYGDISPITPLGKFVASVVMLIGYAIIAVPTGIITHDIAVAARQKKEMPESCPSCSREGHDSDALFCKYCGSSLFK from the coding sequence ATGTCATCAGATTCATCTAAAAATTGGCGTTTTAAGCTTCACGAAATTATTTACGAATCGAATACACCGGCTGGTAAAGCTTTTGATGTGGGGCTGTTAATTGCCATTTTTTCCAGCATTATTGTGGTGATGCTCGATAGTGTGGTCAGTATCCATCAGCAATATGGCAAGTTGTTTAACATTACAGAATGGATTTTTGCCGCGCTTTTCACCATCGAATATATTTTAAGGCTGGTCAGTATTAGAAAACCGATCCGGTACGTAATCAGTCCTTTAGGAATTATTGATCTGATCGCCTTACTACCATCTTATTTAAGTATATTTCTTATTGGTGCACAATCTTTGCTGGTTTTTAGAGCGTTAAGGCTGCTTCGTGTTTTCAGGATATTCAAACTCGGACATTTTTTAACGGAGATTAATTTCTTAACCCATGCATTAAAAAACAGTGTCCGCAAGATTAGCATATTTCTGCTTACCGTTTTAACCATTACCGTAATTCTGGGCTCTATTATGTATTTGGTAGAAAAACGGGAAAATGGGTTCTCAAATATCCCAGAAAGCATTTATTGGGCTATTGTAACCATCACTACAGTAGGTTATGGTGATATTTCGCCCATTACACCGCTTGGAAAATTTGTGGCTTCTGTAGTGATGCTCATCGGTTATGCCATCATAGCAGTACCTACCGGAATTATTACCCACGACATTGCAGTTGCTGCTCGACAGAAAAAAGAAATGCCCGAATCTTGCCCTAGCTGTAGCAGGGAAGGACATGATAGCGATGCCTTGTTTTGTAAATACTGCGGATCGTCATTGTTTAAATAA
- a CDS encoding DUF4142 domain-containing protein: MKNRFNTREIAVVGMIISATSFNAIAKADWHYSMLTDYIHQQDSLTTAQFLQQAAIAGMKEVLTGKLADNKATDKKVKAFGQMMVDDHTKANEELRILAKLKKIGLPMSTPEGGQRPDGRIDSAPENMKDTSRTKNAGGEAGNTGLAKKAANGTTETEVTQSIDRLNNLSGSSFDKAYIEMMVSDHQKAVALFEKASQSSDVDVKTYARKYLPILKKHLKKVNALAGK; encoded by the coding sequence ATGAAAAACCGCTTCAATACCAGGGAAATAGCAGTAGTGGGAATGATAATTTCAGCTACTTCATTTAATGCGATTGCAAAAGCTGATTGGCATTATTCTATGTTAACTGATTATATCCATCAGCAAGACTCATTAACAACTGCGCAATTTTTGCAACAAGCGGCAATTGCAGGAATGAAAGAGGTTTTAACAGGAAAGCTTGCTGACAATAAAGCTACTGATAAAAAAGTCAAAGCTTTTGGCCAGATGATGGTTGATGATCATACTAAGGCCAATGAAGAATTAAGGATATTGGCAAAACTTAAAAAGATAGGGCTGCCCATGAGTACCCCGGAGGGTGGGCAACGGCCGGATGGAAGAATTGATTCTGCTCCTGAAAACATGAAAGATACCTCCCGTACCAAGAATGCCGGAGGAGAAGCCGGTAATACTGGTTTGGCAAAAAAAGCGGCTAACGGAACAACAGAAACTGAAGTAACCCAATCGATTGACCGGCTCAATAATTTAAGCGGAAGCTCCTTTGATAAGGCTTATATAGAAATGATGGTTTCAGATCATCAAAAAGCTGTTGCCTTGTTTGAAAAAGCATCTCAATCTTCCGATGTTGACGTTAAAACGTATGCACGGAAATATTTACCCATATTAAAAAAGCATTTAAAGAAGGTGAATGCTTTAGCCGGAAAATAG
- a CDS encoding glycoside hydrolase family 97 protein: MKKHLSLSILLLCFTMKLFSAPIELLSPDKRIKISVNIKGRIGYAVTFNGDSFLTDSYLQLNLDQAKLGANAKLIKKTLSIVNTTSNPVIPLKNSTVVNHYSLLKLDFKGDFSIEFRAYNDGIAYRFITNKKDSIRINSEDVHLNFNDKVKAAYLETGSFKTAYEILYRQDELGKVNKDNMSVLPILFNTGKYKALLSEADLYDYPCLFVKAVNDRSIDAVFPKVPLAFGEDGDRSKKILKEADYIAKTTGKRSFPWRFLVITDKDTQLAANQMVYKLSTPNQLEDTKWIKPGQVTWEWWHNAYVYGVDFKSGYNQDTYKYYIDFASKFGIPYIIMDEGWAKTTLNPFEPNPTINLQELIAYGKQKNVKIVLWFTWLAVENNFNIFETLEKWGIAGVKIDFMDRSDQWMVNYYTRVAKEAAKHHILVDFHGAFKPAGLEVAYPNVLSYEGVIGMEQNIGGGLATPNNNLFLPFLRNAVGPMDYTPGAMRSAHKQDYKPSWVNTMSIGTRAHQLAMYIVFESGFQMLADNPFNYLREPETTSFITGVPVTWDETRILDASVGEYIVTAKRKGERWFIGAMGNDQKHDLKMETGFLKPNINYQITLIKDGINADFQAMDFKRILKLIKAGETIDIKMVKDGGFVAVIEPVK; this comes from the coding sequence ATGAAAAAACACTTATCGCTATCTATTTTATTGCTGTGTTTTACAATGAAATTATTTAGCGCACCTATTGAACTGTTATCGCCCGATAAACGCATTAAAATATCGGTAAATATTAAAGGTAGGATCGGTTATGCGGTTACTTTTAATGGCGATTCTTTTTTAACCGATTCATATCTTCAGTTAAATCTGGATCAGGCTAAACTGGGTGCTAATGCCAAACTGATCAAAAAAACACTTTCTATAGTCAATACTACTTCTAACCCGGTAATTCCACTTAAAAATAGCACGGTGGTAAACCACTATAGTTTGTTAAAACTCGATTTTAAAGGCGATTTCAGTATCGAATTCAGAGCTTATAACGATGGGATTGCTTATCGCTTTATTACCAATAAAAAAGATTCAATCAGGATAAACAGTGAAGATGTGCATCTCAATTTTAATGATAAGGTAAAAGCAGCATACCTGGAAACGGGTAGTTTTAAAACCGCTTACGAAATTCTTTACCGTCAGGATGAACTTGGAAAGGTAAATAAGGATAATATGAGTGTGCTGCCAATTTTATTCAATACCGGTAAGTATAAAGCACTACTGTCAGAAGCTGATCTCTACGATTATCCATGTTTGTTCGTAAAAGCAGTAAATGATAGAAGTATTGATGCTGTTTTTCCGAAAGTGCCTTTGGCTTTTGGTGAAGATGGAGACAGAAGCAAAAAAATATTAAAAGAGGCTGATTATATTGCTAAAACAACTGGTAAAAGATCCTTTCCCTGGCGATTTTTGGTCATAACCGATAAAGACACCCAACTGGCGGCTAATCAAATGGTGTATAAATTGAGTACACCCAACCAGTTGGAGGATACCAAATGGATTAAACCTGGTCAGGTAACCTGGGAGTGGTGGCACAATGCTTATGTTTATGGAGTAGATTTTAAATCTGGTTATAATCAGGACACCTATAAATATTACATCGATTTTGCTTCAAAATTTGGCATTCCTTACATTATCATGGATGAAGGATGGGCAAAAACCACTTTAAATCCTTTCGAACCAAATCCAACTATCAACCTGCAGGAACTAATTGCTTATGGCAAACAAAAAAATGTAAAAATTGTACTTTGGTTTACCTGGCTGGCGGTAGAAAATAACTTCAATATTTTCGAAACGCTTGAAAAGTGGGGCATTGCCGGAGTAAAAATTGATTTCATGGATAGGAGCGACCAGTGGATGGTGAATTATTATACCCGCGTAGCCAAAGAAGCGGCCAAACACCACATTTTAGTCGATTTCCATGGAGCATTTAAACCCGCAGGTTTAGAGGTTGCCTATCCAAATGTGCTTTCTTATGAAGGCGTTATCGGAATGGAGCAAAACATTGGAGGCGGTCTGGCTACACCAAACAACAATTTGTTTCTTCCATTTTTGCGTAATGCAGTGGGGCCTATGGATTACACTCCGGGAGCCATGCGTTCGGCACATAAGCAAGATTATAAACCCAGCTGGGTAAATACCATGAGCATTGGTACTAGGGCGCATCAACTGGCTATGTATATTGTTTTTGAAAGTGGTTTTCAAATGTTGGCCGATAATCCTTTTAACTATTTAAGAGAGCCTGAAACCACTTCGTTTATTACCGGCGTTCCAGTAACCTGGGATGAAACCAGAATTCTGGATGCCAGCGTTGGAGAATATATCGTTACCGCAAAACGTAAAGGCGAAAGATGGTTTATCGGTGCTATGGGTAACGATCAAAAACACGACCTGAAAATGGAGACCGGTTTTTTGAAACCTAATATTAATTACCAAATTACCCTGATCAAAGATGGCATCAACGCCGATTTTCAGGCAATGGATTTTAAACGCATCTTAAAACTAATTAAAGCAGGAGAAACGATCGATATCAAGATGGTTAAAGACGGTGGTTTTGTTGCTGTGATAGAACCTGTTAAATAA
- a CDS encoding FMN-dependent NADH-azoreductase yields MKILHLISSPRGEASFSIKLGNAIVEKLQAANPGSTLTTHDLTNTPFPHLEEVHINSFFTPQENHTAEFTEAIKHSNEAIAELKDADVIVIGAPLYNFGIPSTLKAWIDHIARAGQTFRYSEKGPEGLVKNKKVYLAISSGGVYSEGPMKPYDFTESYLRSVLGFMGMTDITAYRAEGVSIPDLKDVALYKAIESISL; encoded by the coding sequence ATGAAAATATTACATCTTATATCAAGCCCAAGAGGCGAAGCATCTTTCAGTATTAAATTGGGAAATGCCATCGTAGAAAAATTACAGGCTGCAAATCCAGGTAGCACTTTAACAACTCACGACCTTACCAATACCCCTTTTCCGCATTTGGAGGAAGTACATATCAATTCTTTCTTTACACCGCAGGAAAATCACACCGCAGAATTTACGGAAGCAATAAAACATTCAAATGAGGCCATTGCCGAACTTAAAGATGCCGATGTGATTGTAATCGGTGCGCCATTGTATAATTTCGGTATCCCTTCTACTTTAAAAGCATGGATCGATCATATTGCAAGGGCAGGGCAAACATTCCGTTACTCAGAAAAAGGTCCTGAAGGTTTGGTAAAAAATAAAAAAGTATATCTGGCGATCTCCTCCGGTGGGGTGTATTCAGAAGGACCAATGAAACCTTATGATTTTACCGAATCTTATCTAAGATCGGTTCTTGGTTTTATGGGTATGACCGATATCACCGCATATCGCGCAGAAGGCGTAAGCATTCCAGATTTAAAAGATGTGGCTTTATATAAAGCAATTGAAAGTATATCACTTTAG
- a CDS encoding response regulator transcription factor, producing the protein MKKCIYVVEDNPNIREIIEFLLIEELYEVKTCPNINDFWLQMSKHLPDMVILDIMLPDGNGLDICNALKRNIKTYNIPVMMMSANNHLNTVKAKCDAEDFINKPFDLNDFASRVEKYLAA; encoded by the coding sequence ATGAAAAAGTGCATCTATGTAGTGGAAGACAATCCGAATATTAGAGAAATTATCGAATTTCTATTAATTGAAGAGCTTTACGAGGTAAAGACCTGTCCAAACATCAACGATTTCTGGCTCCAGATGAGCAAGCATCTGCCAGATATGGTAATTCTTGACATTATGTTACCTGATGGAAACGGACTGGATATCTGCAATGCGCTAAAACGAAATATTAAAACATACAATATTCCGGTAATGATGATGTCGGCCAATAACCATTTAAATACAGTTAAAGCAAAGTGTGATGCAGAAGATTTTATCAATAAACCTTTTGATCTGAATGATTTTGCCAGCAGGGTTGAGAAATATTTAGCAGCATAA
- the mnmA gene encoding tRNA 2-thiouridine(34) synthase MnmA has translation MSKHGRILVAMSGGVDSSVAAVMLHEQGYEVIGLTMKTWDYATSGGSSKETGCCSLDSINDARTLAVNYGFPHYILDIRDEFGDYVIDNFVDEYLAGRTPNPCVLCNTHIKWEALLKRANKLDCEFIATGHYANIRQQDSGRYVISKGKDENKDQSYVLWGVSQENLSRTKFPLGSFAKSEIRQMALDMGQEELAKKSESYEICFVPDNDYRAFLKHKVEDLEDRVAGGNFILSNGMIVGQHKGYPFYTIGQRKGLGVAFGEPMFVTQILPESNTVVLGKAEELERREAMVRNINLIKYASIEEPMNDVITKIRYKDAGMLSTIVQEKDKMRVVFDHNVSAIAPGQSAVFYEGNDLLGGGFLV, from the coding sequence ATGAGTAAACACGGTAGAATTCTGGTTGCCATGAGTGGCGGGGTTGATAGTTCGGTAGCGGCTGTAATGTTGCATGAGCAGGGTTATGAGGTTATTGGCTTAACTATGAAGACCTGGGATTATGCCACTTCTGGCGGTAGCAGCAAAGAAACTGGATGTTGCTCATTAGACAGCATTAACGATGCTCGTACTCTTGCAGTAAATTATGGTTTTCCACATTATATCCTCGATATCAGGGATGAATTCGGCGATTACGTAATCGACAATTTTGTTGATGAATACCTTGCCGGAAGAACGCCAAACCCGTGTGTATTATGCAATACACACATTAAATGGGAAGCGCTTTTAAAACGTGCCAATAAACTGGATTGCGAATTTATTGCAACCGGGCATTATGCCAATATCCGTCAGCAAGACAGTGGCCGTTATGTAATTTCGAAGGGAAAAGACGAAAATAAAGATCAATCTTATGTATTATGGGGTGTTTCACAGGAAAACCTTTCGCGCACTAAATTCCCGTTGGGTAGTTTTGCCAAATCTGAAATCAGACAGATGGCTTTAGATATGGGGCAAGAGGAACTGGCTAAAAAATCGGAGAGTTATGAAATATGTTTTGTTCCGGATAACGATTACAGGGCTTTCTTAAAACATAAAGTAGAGGATTTAGAAGACAGAGTAGCCGGTGGAAATTTTATTTTAAGTAATGGAATGATCGTTGGGCAACACAAGGGTTATCCTTTTTATACCATTGGTCAACGTAAAGGTTTAGGCGTTGCCTTTGGTGAGCCCATGTTTGTAACGCAAATCCTGCCAGAAAGTAATACCGTAGTTTTAGGTAAAGCTGAGGAACTTGAACGTCGCGAAGCTATGGTTCGTAACATTAACCTGATAAAATATGCAAGCATTGAGGAGCCAATGAATGATGTGATTACCAAAATCCGTTACAAGGACGCGGGTATGTTAAGTACAATCGTCCAGGAAAAGGATAAAATGCGTGTAGTGTTCGATCATAATGTTTCAGCAATTGCTCCTGGTCAATCGGCTGTATTTTACGAAGGAAATGATTTATTAGGCGGAGGATTTTTAGTTTAA